Genomic segment of Aliarcobacter trophiarum LMG 25534:
TATGAGAGATAAAGAAGTAGTAAAAAGAGACTCTATTAGAGCAATAAATACTATGATAAAACAAATAGAAGTAGATGAAAGAAGAGAGCTTGATGATAGTGAAATTATAAAGCTAGTTCAAAGAGGTATAAAACAAAGAGAAGAGGCAATTTCTCAATATAGTGCAGCAGGAAGAACTGATTTAGTAGAAAAAGAGCAAAGCCAAATCGATATATTTGTACAATATTTGCCAAAACAATTAAGCAATGATGAGCTTGAAAAAGGAATGCAAGAGATTATAAGTGAAGTAGGAGCAACAAGCATAAAAGATATGGGGAAAGTAATGGGAGCAGCTTCAAAAAAATTTGCAGGTGTTGCAGATGGAAAAAGAATAAATGAAATGGTAAAAAAACTTTTAGCTTAAAAGCTATTTTCTAAAGTTTCAAAGAGAAATAGTGGATAAATATACAAATAGATATATAACCTTTACTATAAATAACGATAATGGTATAAAACAACTAAGAGTTTCAAAAAAACCTCTATTTTATATTTTATATACTCTTTTAGGTCTATTTTTTGCTTTTTCTATAGCATTTGTTTTTATAAATCTCTCATTAATTCAAATGGACAAAGATAGATTAGATATTGAACTTGAGCTTGTAGAAACAAAAAGAATAAATGAAGAGTTAAATAATCTACTTAGTCAAACTCAGCTAGAACTACATGAAAAAAATGAAGAGATAAGTGAAGCTACTGATTATTTTAACAAAGTAGAAAATATAATAGGAATTCCAACTGAAAATGAGCTTCCTCTAAAACAAAGAGTTGATATTGCAAGACTAGATACAGAACAAAGAACAACTCTTTTACAACTAATTCCAAGTGGTTCCCCACTTGAAGATAGTATTATAAATAGCTATTTTGGATATAGACATCACCCTGTTTTAAAAAGAAAAGCTCTACATATGGGTGTTGATTTAAAAGCAACTATTGGAACTCCTGTTTATGCTACTGCTGATGGGATTATTGAAACAGCTAGTTTTGATAGATTTAATGGAAATCTAGTAATCATTCAGCACATTTATGGCTTTAAATCTTATTATGCCCACTTAAATAAAACTATGGTAAAATCAGGCTCTTTTGTTAAAAAAGGGGATTTAATAGCATATAGTGGAAATACTGGCATAAGTAGTGGACCTCATTTGCACTATGAGATTAGATTTTTATCAAAATCACTTGACCCTCTTACTTTTGTGATGTGGGGTATGAAAAATTATACAGAAATATTTGAAAAGGAAACAGAAATATCATGGGATTCTTTAATAACAGCAATAAGTCATATCAAAGTTCAAGATCCGACTCCTCAACCACAATTATCACTTCAGGAACAAAAATAATAGGAGATATAAATCTATCTTGTAATCTCTATATAGATGGTTGTTTTGTAGGAAATATTAACTCTGAAAAAGAGGTAAATATTGGAAAGAATGGAAAAGTAAAAGGTGAAATAACAGCTCAAAGAGTTATTGTTCAAGGATTAATAGAGGGTTCAATTTGTGCTTCAAGAGTTGATATAAAAGAGAAAGGGAAGATTACAGGTTTGATTGAATCTGAAGAACTTGTAATTGAGGCAAAAGGAATTTTTGAAGGAAATAGTTTAGTAAAAACAAACTTATCTGAAGAGACACTTAAGAGTGAAGATATCAAAATTGACTTAGATAAAGTAGAAGAAGAGAAGATATAAAAAATATTATATTATTTTTTTGGATATAATCCGAACCAAAATATTTTTAAAAAAGAGAACTATGAAAAATTTTTTAAGCCAATTAAACGATACAGAGTATAGTGAAGCAATTTCAAATAAATTAGATACTCCTGAAAAATTGATACAACTATTATTAAAAAGAGTTCATCCAAAAAATGTTGAAGTTATTATTGATATATTAAAGCACTCTATTATGCCATCTATTAGTTCTGAACTAAATAGTGCTACAGATGTTTTATTTGAACAACTTAAGAAAAATCCAAAAGATATTTTTGAAAAATCTATACAAACAAAAATAGAGAAATTAATTTTTGAAAGATTTGAAAAAGACAAAAAAATAGTTATTCAAAAAACTGAAGATATATCAAAACTTGTTTTACTTATGGAAGAGTACTTCAATGAAGCTATTTTTAGTAGTGGAAATGGTTCTAAAAAAGTTCTAAATATAAAAGAAAAAATAGAAAAAATTGATGTAGCAAATGGTGGAGTTGAGAGTTTAACTAATTTACAAAAAGAGCTAGTTGTTGCAGCAGCTTCTATAGAACAAGAGATAAAAAATGTTACAAATAAACTTGAAAATGGAAAATCAAAGGTTGAAGAGCTAGAAGAGAAGATAACTAGCCTAGAAAATGAGTTAAATAAAGAGAAACAAGAGAATAAAAAAGATTTTTTAACTCAAGTTCTTACAAGAAAAGCTTTCAATGAAGAGCTAATCAAAATTGAAAACTCATATAGTAGATTAAAAACTCAATATGCAATAATATTTTTTGATATAGATCACTTTAAAAAAGTAAATGATACTTATGGACATGAGTGTGGAGATGTCATATTATCTACTTTTGGAAAAATTCTAGATAAAAGCATTAGAGAAGTAGATTTAGTTGCAAGATATGGTGGAGAAGAGTTTATCGCCGCTATACACTTTAATTTAGATAGAGAACTTTTACAATTTCTTAAAAGAGTAAAAACAATAGTAACTGAAAATAACTTTATATATAAAGATAAAAAGTTAAAAATCACTTTTAGTGCAGGTGTTACAATAAGAGATAAATATCCAACATATGATATAGCTCTTCAGAAGGCAGATACCTTACTTTATAAAGCAAAAGAGAGTGGAAGAAATAAGATTTTACTAGATAATGGAATGGAACTTTAGAAAATAAAAAGAAGTATTTTACTTCTTTTTACGTAATTTTGTAATAGATTCTCCTCCTATATAATAGTTGTCTGTATTTATCTCTTCAATTAAAACTACTGCATTTGAAGAAGAACGATTAAATATTTTACTAAAAAGTTCTGTTATTCCTTTTGCTAACTCCTCTTTTTGCTTTAGAGTTGCTCCACCGTCCTCTTTTGTCATTTTTACATTTATTACTGGCATTTTTACTCCTTTTAAATTTTAATTATATTATCATTAAAAATGATACTAAGTCAAATATAAAATAAAGATTAGTGATATAAGGAGAAGTGATATGAATTCAGATTTACTAAAAGTTTTTGTTGAAGTTGCAAACGAAAAAAGTATCTCAAAAGCAGCTATAAATTTAGGTTTTGCCCAATCAAATGTAACTTCAAGAGTAAAACAGTTAGAGAACTCTATTGGAACACAACTATTTCATAGAGTGCCCAAAGGTGTTATTTTGAGTAAAGAGGGAGAAAAACTATACGCTTATGCCATAAGAATTGTAAAAGAGTTAGAACTTGCACTTTATGAAATGCAAAATCTAAATCAACAAACACATTTAATAATTGGCTCAACAGAGTCAAATGCAAGTACGAGATTAATCCCTTTTTTACTACAACTAAATAAAGATTTCCCAAATATGAGTTTAGAACTAGTCACAAATACAACAAAAGATACTATTAAAAATTTGCTAGATTATAAAGTTGATATTGCTTTTATTAGTGGAAAGCCAAAAAATGAAGAGTTACTCATTTTAAATAAAATAGATGAAGATATAGTTTTAGTTGAACCAAAAGATAAAATCTGTTCAAATACTTTTTTATCTTTTAAAAATGGTTGTTCATACAATGAATTTGGACAAAACTATTTAAAAAATATATTAAATGAAGATTTCAAACATCTTGAATTTGGAAACTATGAGACAATTTTAGGTTGTA
This window contains:
- a CDS encoding GatB/YqeY domain-containing protein, whose amino-acid sequence is MNLKDKLNEDLKQAMRDKEVVKRDSIRAINTMIKQIEVDERRELDDSEIIKLVQRGIKQREEAISQYSAAGRTDLVEKEQSQIDIFVQYLPKQLSNDELEKGMQEIISEVGATSIKDMGKVMGAASKKFAGVADGKRINEMVKKLLA
- a CDS encoding M23 family metallopeptidase, whose translation is MDKYTNRYITFTINNDNGIKQLRVSKKPLFYILYTLLGLFFAFSIAFVFINLSLIQMDKDRLDIELELVETKRINEELNNLLSQTQLELHEKNEEISEATDYFNKVENIIGIPTENELPLKQRVDIARLDTEQRTTLLQLIPSGSPLEDSIINSYFGYRHHPVLKRKALHMGVDLKATIGTPVYATADGIIETASFDRFNGNLVIIQHIYGFKSYYAHLNKTMVKSGSFVKKGDLIAYSGNTGISSGPHLHYEIRFLSKSLDPLTFVMWGMKNYTEIFEKETEISWDSLITAISHIKVQDPTPQPQLSLQEQK
- a CDS encoding bactofilin family protein; protein product: MGFFNNSNKSYQSSRSDSSTTIITSGTKIIGDINLSCNLYIDGCFVGNINSEKEVNIGKNGKVKGEITAQRVIVQGLIEGSICASRVDIKEKGKITGLIESEELVIEAKGIFEGNSLVKTNLSEETLKSEDIKIDLDKVEEEKI
- a CDS encoding GGDEF domain-containing protein, which translates into the protein MKNFLSQLNDTEYSEAISNKLDTPEKLIQLLLKRVHPKNVEVIIDILKHSIMPSISSELNSATDVLFEQLKKNPKDIFEKSIQTKIEKLIFERFEKDKKIVIQKTEDISKLVLLMEEYFNEAIFSSGNGSKKVLNIKEKIEKIDVANGGVESLTNLQKELVVAAASIEQEIKNVTNKLENGKSKVEELEEKITSLENELNKEKQENKKDFLTQVLTRKAFNEELIKIENSYSRLKTQYAIIFFDIDHFKKVNDTYGHECGDVILSTFGKILDKSIREVDLVARYGGEEFIAAIHFNLDRELLQFLKRVKTIVTENNFIYKDKKLKITFSAGVTIRDKYPTYDIALQKADTLLYKAKESGRNKILLDNGMEL
- a CDS encoding tautomerase family protein; this encodes MPVINVKMTKEDGGATLKQKEELAKGITELFSKIFNRSSSNAVVLIEEINTDNYYIGGESITKLRKKK
- a CDS encoding LysR family transcriptional regulator, with product MNSDLLKVFVEVANEKSISKAAINLGFAQSNVTSRVKQLENSIGTQLFHRVPKGVILSKEGEKLYAYAIRIVKELELALYEMQNLNQQTHLIIGSTESNASTRLIPFLLQLNKDFPNMSLELVTNTTKDTIKNLLDYKVDIAFISGKPKNEELLILNKIDEDIVLVEPKDKICSNTFLSFKNGCSYNEFGQNYLKNILNEDFKHLEFGNYETILGCIKAGMGRSILPLSIIEKLNYEKDLKITKIAKSVVNIPTFLVCRRDYTPRIKDYLENFKF